The nucleotide sequence ATACTTCAAAAAGGCATTCGCAAACACCGTCATGATGCCAGATTCAGTTATTTACGACGTCACATTCACATTCCATTTTATGGAGACTTACTTTCACACTATAACGTTCGCAACATCCTGAATGCTGGAACCTTGATGCCCCAGCAATGGCCCAGCTTTCGTTTCCGTCAACCTGTCCATCCTCAGCTTCCTGCACCCGTTCCACGTCCTGGCTGGCGCAAGCCCGTGATTTCCGATCTTCCCCAGCTTCATTTGAATGGCCCGATGGATTTTAAACAGAAATTCAAATTTATTACCACGCTAAGCAAAAATGTTGCACTGCGCGACTTTGTATTGTTGCTGAATTATTTTCCCAGTCTGCATCGGAGCCTGCTTCAAAAATTTCTGATTGAAACCTATCTGTATCTCGACAATCCTGCTTTCATGAAGGAAGTTCATGAGCGAATTGCCCGGCAATTGAATGGTCGCAAACCTTGTATTGTGATTGCTCATTCTCTGGGCAGTGTGATTGCCTATAATTATCTTATTCAGCATCCTGAACTGAACGTACAGCGTTTTATTACTTTAGGATCGCCATTAGCCTTTCAGGTGATCCAGTCACATTTACCGCAACCCATTGTACGACCTGCAGCAATTACAGGCGACTGGATAAATTTTTATTCAACTGATGATTTTCTTACCGCCTTTCCTCTTACACAACCGCCATTTCAGTTTCAACCCGCAATTATTAACCACGGCATTCGTACCCATATTCACCGCCCGCATGATATTACCGGCTATTTACTCCATCCGCAGGTAGTAGAAGCAATTCTGGAATTGCTTAAAAATCCAGCTTAAACCATGTAATTTTCCAGTATTTTCTCTAGATTGTTTTAAATTTATGCACTCAACCCAGAAAATCATTTTTTTTATGGAAATGCGTTTGACACCCCCCTGTTTTCACCCTATTATACGCCCACCTCTGAAACGTCCCTATCGTCTAGAGGCCTAGGACATCGCCCTTTCACGGCGGTAACCGGGGTTCGAATCCCCGTAGGGACGCCAATTTTCAGAAGTACATTTTATTAAGTCCCTATCGTCTAGAGGCCTAGGACATCGCCCTTTCACGGCGGTAACCGGGGTTCGAATCCCCGTAGGGACGCCATTACTTCAAGCTAAAAGTAGCGGTTTTAAAATTTATCTTCTGTACTGTCCCTATCGTCTAGAGGCCTAGGACATCGCCCTTTCACGGCGGTAACCGGGGTTCGAATCCCCGTAGGGACGCCATATTCGAGATGGCAACATCTCAACAAAAAGCCCGAGCATTGCGACTCGGGCTTTTTTTATCTTGCAAATTTTATTTCTGAAAACTTTAAACCTTGTTTTTATCATTCGTTCAAATCTAGCTCTCTTTC is from Acinetobacter lwoffii and encodes:
- a CDS encoding alpha/beta fold hydrolase; the protein is MKVIFIHGMNQQHHSAASIRQRWLHILQKGIRKHRHDARFSYLRRHIHIPFYGDLLSHYNVRNILNAGTLMPQQWPSFRFRQPVHPQLPAPVPRPGWRKPVISDLPQLHLNGPMDFKQKFKFITTLSKNVALRDFVLLLNYFPSLHRSLLQKFLIETYLYLDNPAFMKEVHERIARQLNGRKPCIVIAHSLGSVIAYNYLIQHPELNVQRFITLGSPLAFQVIQSHLPQPIVRPAAITGDWINFYSTDDFLTAFPLTQPPFQFQPAIINHGIRTHIHRPHDITGYLLHPQVVEAILELLKNPA